In Cotesia glomerata isolate CgM1 linkage group LG3, MPM_Cglom_v2.3, whole genome shotgun sequence, one genomic interval encodes:
- the LOC123261711 gene encoding very long-chain specific acyl-CoA dehydrogenase, mitochondrial, producing MLSVSKIISLTPKHFNKFVKLNTRCLATQTAAKENPAKEIKEKKESLSFTMNLFRGQLQLEQVIPFPKALNSDQSETLKMLVDPFSNFFAEVNDPVKNDDTADVDDKVKQTLWDLGAFSIQVPEKYGGIGLNNTQYARLVEIVGQNDLGVGIMLGAHQSIGFKGILLYGTPEQKEKYLTRVSNGEYAAFALTEPSCGSDAGSVKTRAVKSADGTHYVMNGSKIWISNGGWANIFTVFAKVPMKDPVTGETTEKVTAFIVDRAFGGVTNGSPEKKMGIKCSNTAEVYFEDVKVPAENVLVGEGQGFKVAMNILNNGRFGMVAALSGTMQSCIKKAVEFANQRVQFGKTINQYGSIQEKIARMSMHQYVTQSLAFMISGNMDLGSQEYQLEAAISKVFASESAWYVCDEAIQILGGMGYMKDTGLERVMRDVRIFRIFEGTNDILRLFVALTGIQHAGGHLQELQRAFKNPAANLGLIFEEAAKRATKAVGLGSTPTFAHLLHPILAESANLTGKSIENFGQTVEELLIKYGRGIVNEQFILNRLAQAAIDTYTSVVVLSRASQSLNNKIPSAEHESVMAKVWCSEAASRTAYNLKVVKSEKSLELFNQMKTISRNVCEVGECAQNTPLGF from the exons atgttgtcagtgtcaaaaataatatctCTTACTCCAAAacactttaataaatttgttaaattgaacACAAG atgtCTAGCGACCCAGACAGCTGCGAAGGAAAATCCCGCAAAGGagataaaggaaaaaaaagaatCATTGTCATTCACGATGAATTTATTCCGAGGTCAATTACAACTAGAGCAAGTCATTCCATTTCCAAAAGCACTGAATTCTGATCAATCAGAGACGTTAAAAATGCTTGTTGATcctttttctaatttttttgcg GAAGTTAATGACCCAGTTAAAAACGACGATACAGCAGATGTAGATGACAAAGTAAAGCAAACACTGTGGGATCTAGGAGCGTTTTCTATTCAAGTGCCCGAAAAATACGGAGGTATCGGACTGAACAACACTCAGTATGCGAGATTGGTCGAGATAGTAGGTCAGAATGATTTAGGTGTCGGTATTATGCTGGGCGCACATCAAAGTATTGGATTTAAA GGTATTTTATTATACGGGACTCCAGAGCAAAAGGAAAAATATCTGACCCGTGTCTCAAATGGCGAGTATGCAGCATTCGCCTTAACAGAGCCAAGTTGTGGATCAGATGCGGGTTCCGTGAAGACCCGGGCTGTAAAATCTGCGGACGGGACTCACTATGTAATGAACGGCAGTAAAATTTGGATCTCAAACGGCGGTTGGGCGAACATTTTCACCGTCTTCGCTAAAGTGCCTATGAAAGATCCTGTAACCGGCGAGACCACTGAAAAAGTAACGGCGTTTATTGTAGACCGTGCATTCGGTGGTGTGACAAATGGGTCaccggaaaaaaaaatgggcATTAAATGCAGTAACACCGCTGAAGTTTACTTTGAGGATGTCAAAGTACCAGCCGAGAATGTGTTGGTAGGTGAAGGTCAAGGATTCAAAGTCgctatgaatattttaaacaacGGGAGATTTGGTATGGTTGCTGCGTTATCGGGAACGATGCAGAGTTGTATTAAAAAAGCTGTTGAATTCGCTAACCAGCGGGTACAGTTCGGTAAAACTATTAATCAATATGGCagtattcaagaaaaaatagcAAGGATGTCGATGCATCAATATGTTACGCAATCTCTCGCATTTATGATTTCGGGTAACATGGATCTTGGTAGTCAGGAGTATCAATTAGAAGCTGCTATTTCGaag GTATTTGCTTCCGAATCAGCTTGGTACGTGTGTGACGAAGCTATTCAAATTCTCGGAGGAATGGGATACATGAAGGACACCGGCTTGGAACGTGTGATGCGAGATGTGcgtattttcagaattttcgAAGGAACCAATGACATTCTGCGATTGTTCGTCGCGTTAACTGGAATCCAGCATGCTGGAGGACACTTACAGGAACTCCAAAGAGCTTTCAAAAACCCAGCAGCTAACTTGGGGTTAATTTTCGAAGAAGCTGCTAAGCGCGCTACCAAAGCCGTTGGATTGGGATCAACCCCGACTTTTGCTCATTTACTGCACCCTATTCTTGCAGAAAGCGCTAATTTAACTGGAAAA agcATCGAAAATTTCGGACAAACTGTGGAagaacttttaattaaatacggGCGTGGAATCGTGAATGAACAGTTTATATTAAACAGACTAGCACAAGCTGCTATTGATACATATACATCTGTTGTTGTTCTGAGCAGAGCTAGTCAatcattgaataataaaataccgaGTGCTGAACATGAATCAGTTATGGCGAAAGTATGGTGTAGtgag gcgGCAAGTCGTACAGCGTACAACTTAAAAGTTGTTAAATCAGAAAAATCTTTGGAATTATTCAATCAAATGAAGACTATATCTCGAAACGTATGCGAAGTTGGTGAATGCGCACAAAATACACCATTgggtttttaa
- the LOC123260486 gene encoding uncharacterized protein LOC123260486, whose product MSESEGCCSLKTDMVWSRPPGDLKVWDSLEITNAAGKKLRFVIQEIPEDRYEEALDHLCDNYLRYEDMRMSLEVVNDTASVAYNRAFWKTGINQEISICTLDVTENNKVPVLAGLNILRVIDKDTSKIKRPVTSDMVKTQKIINYVQNAAGEADPCERYGVDYFLTGTGLDINPHKVGETYNIPVTSTMFSSLLAQKTAAKARFVDFLERGWDEATDDHGEPLFPGLKSLRWKQMDKVLL is encoded by the exons ATGTCGGAAAGTGAAGGTTGTTGTTCTCTAAAAACAGACATGGTTTGGTCTCGTCCTCCAGGTGATTTGAAAGTATGGGATTCCTTGGAAATCACAAATGCAGCTGGAAAAAAATTGCGGTTTGTTATTCAAGAAATACCGGAAGATCGATACGAAGAAGCTTTAGATCATTTATGTGATAATTATCTGAGATACGAAGATATGCGTATGAGTCTTG aAGTAGTAAATGATACAGCATCAGTGGCTTACAATCGTGCATTTTGGAAAACGGGCATCAATCAAGAAATTTCTATTTGCACACTTGATGTTACTGAAAACAACAAAGTGCCTGTATTGGCTGGGCTAAATATTTTGAGAGTAATTGACAAAGATacgagtaaaataaaaagaccTGTTACG AGCGACATGGTAAAAActcagaaaataataaattatgtacAAAATGCTGCCGGGGAAGCGGATCCATGTGAAAGATACGgagttgattattttttaacgggCACTGGGTTGGACATAAATCCGCAT AAAGTCGGTGAGACATACAACATACCAGTAACTTCAACAATGTTTTCTTCTCTGCTGGCCCAAAAAACCGCGGCAAAAGCTAGGTTTGTTGATTTTCTAGAGCGAGGGTGGGATGAAGCTACTGACGATCATGGAGAACCGTTGTTTCCAGGACTAAAAAGTCTTCGTTGGAAACAAATGGATAaagtattattgtaa
- the LOC123262235 gene encoding uncharacterized protein LOC123262235, with translation MAKDRPENFENRVDTAKKELLLIVQKIDGLCLTTKAAKSWDVYNQLKGSMIKFSVKRKHIFLLGFIAWIFYYFVKSHFSDLQFQKCLIEPPDIFQKIFRPAEDCSMCQSIQQIEKLANIDPDFFEQRYAYSGKPVVITDATVNWTAAQLFSFSFFKSLYHGRAANCQFFPYKTGFKSLQDVFNMSEDRILLKPGSEPWYVGWSNCDEKIGSILRQHYSRPYFLPTTAESEKTDWIFMGSPGYGAPMHVDDVDHPSWQAQLKGSKLWILEPPRECYFSCKKLQVVVEPGEIIILDTNRWYHQTNIISSELSITIGAEYD, from the exons ATGGCGAAAGATCGGCCGGAAAACTTTGAAAATCGCGTTGATACTGCTAAGAAAGAGCTGCTGTTAATTGTCCAAAAAATTGACGGCCTTTGCCTGACGACAAAAGCTGCTAAATCCTGGGATGTTTACAATCAATTAAAGGGttctatgataaaattttctgtgAAACGCAAACATATTTTTCTACTGGGTTTCATcgcttggattttttattattttgtcaaAAGTCACTTCAGTGATCTTCAGTTTcaaaag TGCTTGATTGAGCCGCCAGATATTTTCCAAAAGATTTTTCGGCCCGCTGAAGATTGTTCCATGTGTCAGAGTATCCAGCAGATTGAAAAGCTCGCTAATATTGATCctgatttttttgaacaacG TTATGCATACTCTGGCAAGCCAGTGGTAATAACAGATGCTACTGTGAATTGGACGGCGGCACAGTTGTTTtcgttttcatttttcaaatcTCTGTACCATGGCCGAGCCGCTAATTGCCAATTTTTTCCATACAAAACTGGGTTTAAGAGTCTGCAAGATGTCTTCAATATGAGTGAAGATAGAATTCTTTTGAAACCTGGGTCAGAACCTTGGTATGTTGGCTG GAGCAACTGTGATGAGAAAATAGGTTCAATTTTACGTCAACACTACAGCAGACCTTATTTCTTACCGACGACTGCAGAAAGCGAGAAAACGGATTGGATTTTCATGGGAAGTCCCGGCTACGGTGCTCCAATGCAT GTCGATGACGTCGATCACCCCTCATGGCAGGCGCAGTTAAAGGGCTCCAAATTATGGATTCTCGAGCCTCCGCGTGAGTGTTATTTTTCTTGCAAAAAACTACAAGTTGTCGTGGAACCTGGAGAAATAa taatactGGATACAAATCGCTGGTACCATCAAACGAATATTATCTCTTCTGAGCTTAGTATAACAATTGGCGCTGAATACGATTAA